In Rana temporaria chromosome 3, aRanTem1.1, whole genome shotgun sequence, a single window of DNA contains:
- the TMEM60 gene encoding transmembrane protein 60 has product MRMSLAQRVLLTWLFSLLFLIMVVLKLDEKAPWNWFIIFIPIWIFDTILLVMLIVKMAGRCKSGYDPRNGAQNMKKKSWYLTAMLLKLAFCLALCAMLEKFTSMYLCFVFIPLWMLLIGGLIELGINVFCVRRDQ; this is encoded by the coding sequence ATGAGAATGTCCTTGGCGCAGAGAGTGCTCCTCACCTGGCTGTTCAGTTTGCTTTTCCTCATCATGGTGGTGCTGAAACTGGATGAAAAGGCCCCATGGAACTGGTTTATTATCTTCATCCCCATCTGGATATTTGACACCATTCTACTTGTGATGCTGATTGTAAAAATGGCTGGACGATGTAAATCGGGATACGATCCCAGGAACGGGGCTCAAAACATGAAGAAAAAGTCCTGGTATCTCACAGCCATGCTACTGAAGTTGGCATTTTGCCTTGCCCTCTGTGCCATGCTGGAGAAATTCACAAGCATGTATTTATGCTTTGTGTTTATTCCATTATGGATGCTACTGATCGGAGGACTGATTGAACTgggaataaatgtattttgtgtcAGGCGAGATCAGTAA